The Alphaproteobacteria bacterium genomic interval ACGACGAGTCCATCCAGGTCTGTCAGTTCGTCGTCCGCAACGACACGGAAGCGGAGGTCAGGGCGGCCGATGTCATCGCCTATGACCGGCAGATCACCGGTGAGGACCGGGTCGTCCTCGAAGGCACCGACGGCGATGCGCCGCTGGACATCGCCCGCGGCGGTGAGTTCCACATGCCGTCGGACAAGCCTGGCCTGCTGATGCGCCAGCACCTGTCCCGCCTGCTGGCCGCGCATGGCGAATCCGAAGTCCGCCGCCGGACCGAGGCCGCCTGACCCATGCCTCCCATGATCGCGCCGACTGGCAAGGTCCGTGACCCCGCTCTCACACGCCGTCATGTTCTGGCGGCGGCCATCGCCGTGCCACTTCTCGCCGCCTGTGGCTTTCAGCCACTCTATGGTGCGCGTGGCGGCGTCCCGGTGGCGCAGCAGATGGCAACCATCAAGATATCGGTGATCGGCGACCGGGCTGGCCAGCAGCTACGCAACTTCCTTCTCGATCGCATCAACCCGAGAGGCGAGCCGCCGCGGCCACTCTATCGCCTTGACGTCTCGTTCGGTGTGACCGAACAAGCCCTGGCCATCCGCAAGGACGAAACCACGACGCGCTCCAACCTGCTGCTGGCGGCCCGTTTCCGCCTGTATGGCAGCCAGGGCGCAGAGCCGCTGTTCGAAGACACTGTGTCGATTGCCGTCAGCTATGACGAGGTGGAGTCGGAGTTCGCCAGCCGTGCCGCCGCCCTGCAAGCGCTGGAGACCGGCAGCCAGGATGTTGCCGACGAAATCACTACCCGGCTTGCGGCCTTTTTCGCCGGTCTAGGGTGATGACCATCCCGCCGAGGGCCGAAGCGGCATCGGCCGACCGCCGATCGAACCATGGCCGCTGGCTGATTCTGGCGAAGCTGTTGGTCAGCGGAGCAATTCTCGCTCTGGTCCTGTCGCGTATCGACCTGGCAGCGGCGGTCGGCCGCATCACTGGCGCCAACCCCGCCTGGCTTGCGGTCGCGCTCGCCGCTCTAGCCTTGCAGATCGTCACCAGCAGCCTGCGCTGGCAGCGTGTCTTGCTTGGCCTGGAGGAGAGTCCGCGATTCGCCATGTGCGTCCAGTTGACCTGGCTTGGCCAGTTCTTCAATCAGGGCTTTCCGTCGGTCGTGGCGGGCGATGCCGCGCGCATCTGGTACATGCGACCGCACGTCGGCTCGCTCGGCCGGCTCCTTACCAGCGTCGTCCTCGACCGCCTGACCGGCTTCCTCGCCATCGCCCTACTAATTGTCGCCGCCCTGCCGTGGCTCATCGCCCTGTTGCCGCCGGGCGCCGCCGCACCGGCCCTGATCGTCGCGACAGCCGGGGTCGTCGTCGCGCTGGCGGCGCTGTGGCTGCTGTCCGGCGCCTATCTGGAGGCCTATATCCGATGGCCGCGCCTGGTCACGCTTCATCGCCACCTGCAGAGCGCCCGTCACGTTCTGGCGCAGCCTGCCGGGCTCCTCATTGTCGTGCTGGCCTTGCTGGTTCAGGCCCTGTCGGTGCTTGCCGTGGCGGCGCTGGCGCTGGCGCTGGAGGTGCCACTCACCCTGGGCCAGGCCTTCATGTTCGTCCCCGTGGTCATGTTGCTGGCCATGCTGCCGGTGTCGATCGCCGGCTGGGGGGTGCGCGAAGGCGCCATGGTGGTGGCGCTGGGCATGGCCGGCATCGCCGCCACGGAGTCCGCCGCCCTGGCAATTCTGCTGGGCCTGCTGATGGCCCTGATCGCGCTGCCCGGCGGATTGATCCTTCTGCGCGTACGGCGCGGACGGTCCGCCCGGAGCGACGCCGCCGATGGCTGACATGATGCAGCGCGTCGCCGCCGAACTGCCGGCAATCGCCCGCCACGCTGGTGACCTGATCCTGGAGATCCAGCGGCAGGGCGCGCAGGCAGAGACCAAGAGCGACGGCTCGCCGGTCACCCGCGCCGATCGCGAAGCCGAGGCCCTGATTGACGAGAGCCTGGCGGCCCTTTCCACCGGCTGGCCGGTCATCGGCGAGGAAGCCAGCGCCGCCGGCGCCGCGCCACGCGACGTTCAAGGGGCCTTCTTTCTGGTAGACCCGCTAGACGGCACCAGAGAGTTCGTCGCCGGGCGCGATGAATTCACCGTCAACATCGCCCTGGTGGTGGACGGCCTGCCGCGACTGGGTGCGGTGCATCAGCCGACCAGCGGCCGCACCTGGTGGAGCGACGCTGCGGGCGCCGCCTGGCGCGCCGACCGGAACGAACCGCCGCAGCTCATTTGCGTCGCCACGCCGGATACCGCCGGCCTGCGGGTGGTGGCCAGCCGCTCGCACCGGCACACCCGCATGGATCAGCTTCTGGCGCTGCTCAGGGTTCGTCAGGTCCTGCACTACGGCTCTTCTCTCAAACTGGTCGCCGTAGCGGACGGCAGCGCCGATCTCTATCCCCGGCTCACGCCCACTATGGCGTGGGATATTGCCGCCGGCCATGCGGTGCTGCAGGCGGCCGGCGGTGATGTCACCTGCTGGGACGGCCAGCCGCTGACCTACCATCCGGCGCGGCTGCGCAACCCGCCCTTCATCGCTTGCGGCGCGGTTGACGGCAGCGACAGGCTGGCGGCCTACGGACTGGATCAGAGCTTCCGGGCGCTGGCCGGCGACATGGGATCGTCCTAGTGCGGCATATGACGCGCGCCGCAAGCCAAACTGCATCAGGATAGCGCGGATGTGTGGCATTGCCGGCCTGATCGACCTTTCCGCGCGCAATGATGGCGCGCGGCTGGAGCGTCGCGCGCAACGCATGGCGGCGGCGCTGATCCATCGCGGTCCCGACAATGAAGGCCTGTGGAGCGACGCAGACGCCGCAATCGCCCTGTCTCACCGGCGCCTGTCCATCATCGACCTGACGCCCACGGGGCACCTGCCCATGGTATCGGCCGACGGTCGGGTGGCCCTGACCTACAACGGAGAGATCTACAATCATCGCGATCTGCGGGCCCGGCTTGCAGCGAACGGAACGCGGTTTCGCGGCACGTCGGACTCCGAAGTCCTGGTGGAGGCCATCGCCCAATGGGGCATAGAGACCGCGCTGGCCAGGATCAACGGCATGTTCGCCTTCGCCGCGTGGGACCGCGGGGCGCGCACGCTGACTCTCGCCCGCGACCATTTCGGGCAGAAGCCCTTGTACTGGCTGCAAAAGGACGGGCTGTTCCTTTTCGGCTCCGAGCTGCGAGCCCTGGAGGCCGCCGGCGGCTGGACGCCGGAGATCGATCCCGGCGCGGTCGCCGCCTTCATGCGCCACAACTACGTGCCGGCGCCCGGTACGATCTTCCGTCATGTCCGCAAGCTGATGCCGGGAACCTTCCTGACGGTCGCCGCCGACGGCCGGGCGGCGACGGAACGTCCCTACTGGTCGCTGGCCGATGTGGCGGCCGACGGCATCGCCCGTCCCGATCCGCGGCCGGTCGAGGCGCAGGCGGCGGCGCTCGACGCCCTGATCGGCGAGGTGGTGGCGGACTGCATGGTGAGCGACGTGCCCCTGGGCGTCTTTCTCTCCGGCGGCATCGATTCCTCCCTCGTCGCCGCGGCCATGACGCGAACGGGCGGCCCTGTCCGCTCCTTCAGCCTCGGCTTTTCCGAGTCCGGCTTCGATGAAGCGCCCCACGCCGCGGCCATCGCCCGTCACTTGGGGACCGACCATACGGAGCTCTATGTGGACGGCACGTCGGCCCTGGACGCCGTGCCGGCCATGGCCCGGGTCTATGACGAGCCCTTCGCCGACTCTTCGCAGATTCCCACGTGGCTCATCTCGCGGCTGGCCCGCCGCGACGTCACGGTGGCCCTGACCGGCGACGGCGGCGACGAGGTGTTCGCCGGCTACCGCCGCTACTGGTCGGCGCGCCGCATGTGGCGGCTTCTGGCGTCCGTGCCGCTGCCTGTCCGGCGGCTGGCGGCGCGCTTCGTCGGCCTGGTGCCGGAGCCCCTGTTCCGCGCCCTGGTCGGCCGGTTGAGCGACCACACGGCGGGGCCGCGCCGACGGCTGGACAGCCGGCGCACGGCGGCGGAGGTTCTGGCCACACCGGACCGCGAGGCGCTGTTCCGCCGCATCGTGTCGCACTGGAACGACCCATCCGAAATCGCCCCGGCGGCCGAAGCCCGTGGTCTGCTGTGGGATCGTGCGCTCGGCGAGCGGTTTGACGACTATGGCGACTGGATGCAGGTCATGGACAGCCTGACCTACCTGCCCGACGACATTCTGGTGAAGGTCGACCGGGCCGCCATGTCCGTCGCCCTGGAGACCCGCGTGCCGCTGCTCGACCGGCGGATTGTAGAAGCCGCATGGCGGCTGCCGCGGATCGCCAGGCTGGGCGCCGACAGCGGCAAGCTCATACTACGGACGATTCTCGCGCGGTATGTTCCGCCAGCGCTATTCGAACGGCCCAAGACCGGTTTCGGAATCCCCCTTGACCAGTGGCTTCGCGGCCCGCTGCGGGATTGGGCGGAATCGCTGCTGGATCCGACACGGTTGCGCGACGAGGGTTTGCTGAACGCCAATGCCGTTCGTGCGCTGTGCGATGCTCATATGAGCGAAGCCGCAAACCACGGCGCACGGCTGTGGACCATTCTCATGCTCAATGCCTGGCTGGACCAGCGACGCCAGGGCGCCAACGCCTGAAGGGCGCGCCGACGTCAGCCTACGGCGCCGGCAAAGTTTCTTCCGCAGACCCGGAAGGCTCAAGGCTAGCCCCCGGATCACTGTACAGTGGGCGCAAGCGGTCAGCATAAGGTTCGAGCGCGAGAACAATCCGATCTATGGCCTGCAACAGTTCCTGTTCCCGTTCAGGCGTAATCTGCTCAAGAACCTCTGCGAGCTGAATCAGCCTGTTGGACCAAAGTCTGGGCTCTGCCATCTGGGCCGCTGCTTCGCGCACCCTGGACTGAACCTCGCCGATGAATTGCGCCGCCGGCGCCACCACCGCCACCATTCCAACAAACACCACTGCCATCACGACCGGCAAAAACAACCATCGCCGCCTGGTCGGGCGCAAGCCAGTTGACTCGCCGCGCAAATCCCCCTCACCTCCGCCTGGCTGTGGAGGCGACAGACCCGCACGTTCATGGCGCTCAAGCAGCTCCGCGATCGAAACCTGCATTTGGCTATACAGAACATCCAGGGATTGACCCTCGAGGATCAATCGCAGTGTCGGGCACGCTAGAATGAAGGAGCCGTTGCGTTCCCGCATGATCAACGGGTAGCTGTATTTTGTCGATGAAGAAGTCGCACTGGTCATATAGCTTAACCTTTCTTGCTGCTGCCAATGACCGATAGGGGCAAGTCGTCGCCACACGGCATCCGTGGCAATATGCCCAGGAAGGGGTCGACGACACGACTGGTCATTGTTTGCCCAGACCGTGAAAGCGAGCGGGGGGTGACAGTGGCGACGACAGGCTGAACCTGCGTCTCACGCGGCAGTTTCAACTGAGCCGCGCCTCCGGATACTGTCATTTTCTGAAGAAGGCGCCCCACCTGGTAGCATCCTCCGGATGTTAATGCCGCCTGATGAAGTGAAACCAATGTTTCACCTTCCGCTTGACCTTGCTGCTGCCGATAGCCGTAGGTGACTGTTGCAACAGGAGTATCGTCCACGTGTCCGATCGACAAACCGACAGGATAAGTCCGGCTTGTTTCATCAAAGGGGCTCAGAAATGGCGGAAAGTCCCAATCCAGTTCCACGATAGCCCAGGCGGCGCGTTGGGACAGGTCTTCGGCGACCAAACGATGGTTCATCAGCGTCTCCGCGGCCAATCCCTTGGCCTGACGCACCAGTCCAACATTGTTGCAATTGTTGCTGTATGACCCGTGCCGTTCTTCATGCCGGGCAAGAACAGTGTGCAGACTGTTGGCAAAGAAACACACAAAATAGGCAGGTTGGCCGTAAGCGGGATTCTCCGTCCGGTCGGCAAACCATAGGGCCCGATCATCTCGGATCAGGCTGTAGCCATTATCATCCAATCGATATTCACCTTGGCCGATATGAGCGTCCAGATATGCCCATGAACCCGCAAGGTTCGAAAACGGCAGCGCGTAGGCGTTACTGACGACCGAGGCGCCGCGCAGCGGCGGTTCTCTCATCTGTTTGGCAAAAGCAAAGCTGTCCGGAGGAAGCCTGTCCACGTATCCAATCTGCAGCGAAAACCAGCTTGCTGTCAGCACCGCCGTGAGAACGGCGACAGCGGCCCCGGCGACGGCATTCGCCCAGAAACGCCGCAAGCCCATGTGATGACAGTAGATCCATGCCCGCCGAGCCAAGACTCCAGCCGACACTACCAGCATATAGAGACCAAAGGCCGCCAAAGGCGCCAAAAAGAACACATGAAACGGGGTGAAGCGCCACAGATAGCCAGAGTGCATATAGCCGGGCAGCAACCGGTATACGAGCGCAAAAGACACAAAACAACACAGCAACAGGAACACGAAAGTGCCGACATTTCCGGTCTTGAAGACCACCGGTCTCTCCGCACTCAGCAACCATTCCGTGGCGACAAATGCCGATACCATGACAACGGTCTTCCACGCGGCCACAGGCAACCCTGGCAGCAAGGCCTCATGCCAGAGAGGAGCGTAGCCAAGGTCAAACAGACTCGGTATTGCCCACAGATAGGCTGCCGCTGCGAGCAGAAACCAGGCTCCGGATATGCAACTCTGGCCCCGCGCCATTCTCCTGCCATACACGGCCGCCACAACGCTGACTGCTCCGAGCGCTAGGTGCGCTAACATGAGCAGGACCAGACTATCGCTGCGAACTGTCGCATTGAGCCAAGCCGACGGTCCCAGCCACAGAGTCCGCAAGAACATAAAAAATGCCAGCGCGAGAATGATCAAATTAGTTATGCGCGCCTCGCCAGAGGCATTCACTGATCGGGAATACCTCCACCGCAGCAGCGCAGCGACTCCGGCCAGCAGAAGCAGCAACACACATGCCAGGATGGAGGACAGTGGGGCCAAGATGACAAGCCCGAAACCAACACCAAACAGTACCACCTGCGCTGGCTCTACACCTCTGTTGGACGGCTGATTGACCGCCGACAGGGATTCTGGCGATGTGAACCGCCAGAGCGCCAGAAGACCTGCCACAGCGGGGAGCAAAAGCGATGTAGCCAGAACCGGCGTATAGATCTGATATCCCCAGCGAAAGAATGACTGGAAGAAGGCGTCCAGCCGGAGGAGCGGCCTAGAGTCAACAAAGTTGAAGAACGTCGCGATGTTATGGGTCTCCAGAAAAGCCCTGAGTTCAGCGATTCTGGCAGACTCGGCACCAAAGTTGCGGACCGTGAATGTCAGTCGCAGGTCCTGAAGAAAGCCTTCCCATCCCAAATATCCGACGAGCTGCGCAAGGACGATTCCAACGCCGACAAGAGCCCCCGTCACCTGACTGGCCCAGACCAGAGCGAGGCGCTTTGACCGCCGCCACAGCAGCACGGCGGCAAAAAGGCCGGTCGCGACCATGACAAATCCAGCGAACGCGATTTCGTAATAGGCAAGACACAGGTTGATCAGAAAAATCGCAACATACCAGCCATGGGAAGGTCGCATGGCGGCCGCCTGCTGCACACAGACAAAGGCAGCGAAGAAAAACGCCGTATGCCACACGCGGTAAGTGACAAGCTGCCAGTGGCCGAACAGGAGATAGTCCGTCAGCAGCAGAATACAGGCGGCCAATGCATATCCCGATGACAGAATACGGCTGAAGAAATGATAGGCCAGCATGATCGAGCCTAGTCCGACCGTGTAGGTCGTGACGATAATCTGGGCCTCAATCGAGCGCGCGCCTAGGCTGAACAGGACGAAGGCATATAGGCGCGGCCAGTTTCCCTGGTGAGTGTGAACAACGGGATGGGCGGCGGCAAAAGGACTGGCGGCCTCATCCGCCAGTCCTTTGCTGTCTGCGAGGCTGAAGTGGAAGAGATTGTAGGCATGGATCAGAGAGGAGAAGGACTCATTGTTGTCCAGGACGTAGGGGATGAAATCACCGGCGATCAACAGCCAGGCCGATAGCGTGAAATATGCCGCCACGACAATCGACCAGCCGTACCAGTATCCAAGTTCGGAACGTCCGGCCAGGCGGAGCCAGGTTTCGCTTGCTGTTAAACGCATGGCACTACCACTCGGCTTCGTCGGCCAAGGGAACCATTTTCGATCTCATGAAAAAACCGGCGCCCGCAATCGAGACCGGTTGATAAGCAGCCAGAGCGGATAGGCGTCGTAGGGAGCCAGAAGCTCGAGCCTCAGCACGGCATCAGGATCAAACAAGGCCATGGCCCGGCCTTCCCTAAGGGTGAGGCCGTCAATCTCATCCAGACACAGATTGAGGCTGTAGAACGTGCGCGAATGGGTGGGCAAGCCGTGCGGAAGCTCGAAACGGCTGCGGGAGAGGAAACTTGGCGTCCGCCGGCCAATCTGCAGGCCCAGCTCCTCATGCAGTTCCCGACCCAGGGTCGCCAGGTCGCTTTCGCCTTTCTCGACGGCGCCGCCAAAACAGCACCAATAACCGGGATAGAGGATATGGGGGTTGGTGTCGCGTTGCTGCAGCAGATACCGTCCGTCCTCTGTCTGGATTACCGCCGCGATCGAATCCTCCAGAGTCAGCGCCGAGTCCGAGTATAACAGGCTTTTCGTCATTGCAGCATTTCGTAATTCTCTGTCCGGCGGACGACGCCGAAGTTGATACACGAGGCTCACGGGAAAGCAAGAATAAGTGCCAGGGAATATATGTGGTCCGCGGGCTTGGCCGAGACCGAATCCGCCTCCGTCCGAGAACAATAGGAGACTCACGCGCGCAGGCTTTTCACGGAAAGACCCGGCGTACCCGCCCCGCCTCCACCACCGCAGCCCTCTCCTGCCGGCCCCTCACACCGGCGCGGCGATGCTTGGCCGGAAGCGGCCTCTATGGCATACAGAGGTCCTCCAGTCATTTGTGAGGAGCCGCACCCTGGCTACAGACAAAGAGAGGCAAGTTGAACGGCCTTCCGGCACACGCGAGCCTCAGTACCACATCCTTCAGGACCGCGAGGCGCACCATGGAAGGGAACGTCTCGGCCTGATGGTCAATCAGGCGTGGTATGACGATCCCAAACGCCTGACGTTCACATTTGCCCGATACAAGTTTGTCGCCAAGATGCTGGCCGGTTCTGATCGTGTCCTTGAGGTCGGCTGCGGCGACGCCTTTGCCAGCCGGATCGTGCAGCAGGAAGTCAGCCGCCTGTTTGTGACCGATTTCGATCCACTCTTCATCCAGGACGTTCGCGATCGAACCGTGCAGGGTTGGGAGCTTGCCGGCGCCTTCGTCCACGACATGCTGGCCGGGCCTGTCCAGGGCACCTACGATGCCATGTATGCGCTGGATGTTCTGGAGCACATTGCGCCAGACGACGAAGCGGCCTTTCTAACAAATATGATAGCCGGCCTGACGCAGCACGGAACGTTGATTATCGGCATGCCAAGCCTGGAAAGTCAGGATTACGCCTCGCCACAAAGCAAGGCGGGGCATGTCAATTGTCAGTCAATGCCGGACCTGCGAACAGGCATGCAGCGATTTTTTCACAACGTGTTCATGTTCGCCATGAACGATGAAGTCCTCCACACCGGCTACCACAAGATGGCCCACTACCTGATTGCGGTGTGTTGCGGCAAGAAGGAATAGGGCCTCGCCTTCTCTCCTACGGGTTGGCCTTCTGCAAGTCGCGCACAGCGTTATAGTACATAGCCGTCACCGGGTCCGCGTTCTGACGCTCGACGGACGGATGCATCCTACCTTCCAGAGTGCGGGCCTGCCACCACCACGAACCGGCCGCCCCATAGCCCACGACAATCAAGGCCGTCACGACGACCGGCGCAACGGACCAGACAGCATGGCGGGCGTGCAGCCAGTTGACGGCGGCGCAGGACAGGCCCAGAAGCACGACGCTAAAGGCCAGAACAATCATCCGGGCGGCAAGCTGCAAATAGACCGATTGCGGACCCCACGGATTGTCGGTCGCCGAGATCGCATAGGCGACCATCGCCGTCGGCACCAAAACTATTGTGGCAATGGCCGCGGTAAAGCTGTCGCTTTTCCAAACGGGAATCTGGCCCATGCGCGGCGCCACCCAGCGGCTTGCCAGACGACAGGCGACAACGCCGACGGTCACAACCCCGGCGAAGAACCAGCCGGCGTTGGTATCCGCAAGAATGCTCCACTGGCTCAGGCTGAACAGAAGCAGCCCAGCGACGGCCATGGGCACGATAAGACGGTAGTCTACCTGACGGGGCCGCATCAGCAGGTCCATCATCAGAAAGGCCGCCAGGAGCAGGCCGCCCAATGAAATGTGGAACGCCATCGTAGTGAACAGCAGGACATAGGCCCATCTGGCTTGCCCCGCCCAACGCAGGGACAATGCAGCAAGCATTACGAGCGCCAGGGATGATTTGGGCCAGAAGCCAAGCGGACTAAAAGCCTCTCCGGGCGACAGAACGAGCACACCCAGATTGATCAGATTATGGAGCGGCGAAGGGTGAATCATCAGGTGGTCGCTTGGCGACGGCCCCACCGGCAGTGCGGCCAAAGCCATCACTGAAACCGTCAGGGCCACGGGGGCGACAAGCGACCGAGCGCGACAGAACCCGACCATGGCGATGGCGAGCCCGAGCAGGAACGCCGCGGTGTGAGCGGCCAGTACCGCCTGGGTAAGGCCCCCGGTCAGCTGGGCGAAAAAATAGGACGACAGGCTGATGACCGGATAGTTGGTCGCCGAAGCCTCGCGGCGGACGATCTCATAGGCTTCTCCGGCCGCAAGATCGGCATGCGCCGCGATCGCCGCCTGAGCCGCCGAGGGCTCGAACAGCCGATATCCGAGCCAATGGACATAAAAAATATCTGCCTTGCCGGTCACGCCGACCGAAAGGAAGAACAGAACCGCCGCGATGACGGTCAGCGGTATGAGAATTAAGAGCAGCCTGTTGAGGCCACGCTCCGAGGACTCACGCCGTGAGAAGCGAGCACCCTGCCCTGGATTAGATGTCACGACCCACCGCCCTCTCTCTTGATACGTGTTCGCCAATACAGGTGGCGTGACAGGACCTCCCAGCCATCCGGCAGC includes:
- a CDS encoding class I SAM-dependent methyltransferase, with amino-acid sequence MVNQAWYDDPKRLTFTFARYKFVAKMLAGSDRVLEVGCGDAFASRIVQQEVSRLFVTDFDPLFIQDVRDRTVQGWELAGAFVHDMLAGPVQGTYDAMYALDVLEHIAPDDEAAFLTNMIAGLTQHGTLIIGMPSLESQDYASPQSKAGHVNCQSMPDLRTGMQRFFHNVFMFAMNDEVLHTGYHKMAHYLIAVCCGKKE
- the lptE gene encoding LPS assembly lipoprotein LptE encodes the protein MIAPTGKVRDPALTRRHVLAAAIAVPLLAACGFQPLYGARGGVPVAQQMATIKISVIGDRAGQQLRNFLLDRINPRGEPPRPLYRLDVSFGVTEQALAIRKDETTTRSNLLLAARFRLYGSQGAEPLFEDTVSIAVSYDEVESEFASRAAALQALETGSQDVADEITTRLAAFFAGLG
- a CDS encoding NUDIX domain-containing protein, with protein sequence MTKSLLYSDSALTLEDSIAAVIQTEDGRYLLQQRDTNPHILYPGYWCCFGGAVEKGESDLATLGRELHEELGLQIGRRTPSFLSRSRFELPHGLPTHSRTFYSLNLCLDEIDGLTLREGRAMALFDPDAVLRLELLAPYDAYPLWLLINRSRLRAPVFS
- the cysQ gene encoding 3'(2'),5'-bisphosphate nucleotidase CysQ, which translates into the protein MADMMQRVAAELPAIARHAGDLILEIQRQGAQAETKSDGSPVTRADREAEALIDESLAALSTGWPVIGEEASAAGAAPRDVQGAFFLVDPLDGTREFVAGRDEFTVNIALVVDGLPRLGAVHQPTSGRTWWSDAAGAAWRADRNEPPQLICVATPDTAGLRVVASRSHRHTRMDQLLALLRVRQVLHYGSSLKLVAVADGSADLYPRLTPTMAWDIAAGHAVLQAAGGDVTCWDGQPLTYHPARLRNPPFIACGAVDGSDRLAAYGLDQSFRALAGDMGSS
- a CDS encoding lysylphosphatidylglycerol synthase transmembrane domain-containing protein, giving the protein MTIPPRAEAASADRRSNHGRWLILAKLLVSGAILALVLSRIDLAAAVGRITGANPAWLAVALAALALQIVTSSLRWQRVLLGLEESPRFAMCVQLTWLGQFFNQGFPSVVAGDAARIWYMRPHVGSLGRLLTSVVLDRLTGFLAIALLIVAALPWLIALLPPGAAAPALIVATAGVVVALAALWLLSGAYLEAYIRWPRLVTLHRHLQSARHVLAQPAGLLIVVLALLVQALSVLAVAALALALEVPLTLGQAFMFVPVVMLLAMLPVSIAGWGVREGAMVVALGMAGIAATESAALAILLGLLMALIALPGGLILLRVRRGRSARSDAADG
- the asnB gene encoding asparagine synthase (glutamine-hydrolyzing): MCGIAGLIDLSARNDGARLERRAQRMAAALIHRGPDNEGLWSDADAAIALSHRRLSIIDLTPTGHLPMVSADGRVALTYNGEIYNHRDLRARLAANGTRFRGTSDSEVLVEAIAQWGIETALARINGMFAFAAWDRGARTLTLARDHFGQKPLYWLQKDGLFLFGSELRALEAAGGWTPEIDPGAVAAFMRHNYVPAPGTIFRHVRKLMPGTFLTVAADGRAATERPYWSLADVAADGIARPDPRPVEAQAAALDALIGEVVADCMVSDVPLGVFLSGGIDSSLVAAAMTRTGGPVRSFSLGFSESGFDEAPHAAAIARHLGTDHTELYVDGTSALDAVPAMARVYDEPFADSSQIPTWLISRLARRDVTVALTGDGGDEVFAGYRRYWSARRMWRLLASVPLPVRRLAARFVGLVPEPLFRALVGRLSDHTAGPRRRLDSRRTAAEVLATPDREALFRRIVSHWNDPSEIAPAAEARGLLWDRALGERFDDYGDWMQVMDSLTYLPDDILVKVDRAAMSVALETRVPLLDRRIVEAAWRLPRIARLGADSGKLILRTILARYVPPALFERPKTGFGIPLDQWLRGPLRDWAESLLDPTRLRDEGLLNANAVRALCDAHMSEAANHGARLWTILMLNAWLDQRRQGANA